Proteins from a genomic interval of Zingiber officinale cultivar Zhangliang chromosome 2A, Zo_v1.1, whole genome shotgun sequence:
- the LOC122043174 gene encoding glucose-1-phosphate adenylyltransferase small subunit, chloroplastic/amyloplastic-like: MASSIGVLFSSPNVLAVRSKPSPFAEDRTFLGGRNGRLSFSDSLSGAKLVRQRPVAATRREARTRSPLVVSPKAVTDSKNSQTCLFPDASRSVLGIILGGGAGTRLYPLTKKRAKPAVPLGANYRLIDIPVSNCLNSNISKIYVLTQFNSASLNRHLARAYGSTMGGYQNEGFVEVLAAQQSPENPNWFQGTADAVRQYLWLFEEHNVMEFLILAGDHLYRMDYEKFIQSHRESCADITVAALPMDEKRATAFGLMKIDEEGRIIEFAEKPKGEQLKAMQVDTTILGLDVERAKKMPFIASMGIYVISKDIMLKLLRDKFPSANDFGSEVIPGACNLGLRVQAYLYDGYWEDIGTIEAFYNANLGITKKPVPDFSFYDLSYPIYTQARYLPPSIMLDTDVTDSVIGEGCVIQKCQIHHSVIGLRSCISEGAVVEDTLLMGADYYETEADKILLAAKGSFPIGIGRDSHVRKAIIDKNVRMGENVKIINTENVQEASREAHGYFIKSGIVTILKDALIPSGTII, encoded by the exons ATGGCTTCCTCGATCGGCGTCTTGTTCTCTTCCCCCAACGTTCTCGCCGTTCGTTCCAAGCCCTCGCCTTTCGCAGAGGACCGCACCTTCCTCGGCGGCCGCAATGGCCGCCTTTCCTTCTCCGACAGTCTCTCTGGCGCTAAATTAGTCCGCCAGAGGCCGGTGGCTGCGACGAGAAGAGAGGCGAGGACGAGGAGCCCCTTGGTCGTCTCCCCCAAGGCTGTAACCGACTCGAAGAACTCGCAGACTTGCCTCTTCCCCGACGCGAGTCGA AGTGTGTTGGGTATTATTTTAGGTGGTGGCGCAGGAACGCGGCTGTATCCACTGACAAAGAAGAGAGCTAAACCAGCAGTTCCTCTCGGTGCCAACTACAGGCTCATTGACATCCCCGTTAGCAATTGCTTGAACAGCAACATCTCCAAGATCTATGTTTTGACACAGTTCAATTCAGCTTCGCTAAATCGCCACCTCGCACGGGCTTATGGAAGCACCATGGGTGGTTACCAAAATGAAGGATTTGTCGAAGTTCTTGCTGCCCAACAAAGCCCCGAGAATCCCAACTGGTTTCAG GGTACTGCTGATGCTGTAAGGCAATACTTGTGGCTTTTTGAGGAGCATAACGTGATGGAATTCTTGATTCTTGCCGGGGATCATTTGTATCGTATGGACTATGAGAAATTCATTCAGTCACATAGAGAATCATGCGCCGACATCACTGTGGCTGCACTGCCAATGGATGAAAAGCGTGCAACTGCCTTTGGCCTCATGAAAATCGATGAAGAAGGACGGATTATTGAGTTTGCGGAGAAACCAAAAGGCGAGCAATTGAAGGCAATGCAG GTGGATACTACTATTTTGGGGCTCGATGTAGAAAGAGCAAAGAAGATGCCTTTTATTGCTAGCATGGGCATCTATGTTATCAGCAAAGATATAATGCTTAAGTTGCTCCGGGATAAGTTCCCTTCAGCAAATGACTTTGGTAGCGAAGTAATTCCTGGGGCTTGCAACCTTGGATTGAGA GTACAAGCTTATCTATATGATGGTTATTGGGAAGATATTGGtaccatagaagcattttacaatGCTAACCTTGGCATAACGAAGAAGCCCGTACCTGATTTCAG TTTTTATGACCTTTCATATCCAATATATACTCAAGCTCGATATTTGCCTCCATCTATAATGCTTGATACTGATGTTACCGATAGTGTCATCGGCGAGGGATGTGTGATTCAA AAATGCCAGATTCACCATTCTGTAATTGGCCTTCGATCTTGTATTTCGGAAGGTGCAGTGGTAGAAGATACTTTACTAATGGGAGCTGATTATTATGAG ACAGAAGCCGACAAGATTCTATTAGCCGCGAAAGGTAGTTTTCCAATCGGAATTGGAAGAGATTCTCACGTTAGAAAAGCCATCATTGATAAGAATGTTCGAATGGGAGAGAATGTTAAG ATTATTAATACTGAAAATGTGCAAGAAGCATCAAGGGAAGCCCATGGATACTTCATCAAAAGTGGCATTGTCACCATACTCAAAGATGCCTTAATCCCAAGTGGAACAATAATTTGA